One Azoarcus sp. DN11 DNA segment encodes these proteins:
- a CDS encoding ABC transporter ATP-binding protein: MTALTGNAIPQPESRDRAPVAPLLDVSGLRVHIGTSGRPVRPVDGVGFSIGAGETFALLGESGCGKSMTALALLRLLPDAGRIIAGNVRFAGDDLLARTEADMREVRGGKIAMIFQEPSTSLNPVMTVMTQIGEVLARHRRLRGAAAREEARRLLDAVGIPDAERRLDDYPFQFSGGMKQRVMIAMALAGEPELLIADEPTTALDVTIQAQVLDLLVGLQAERGMGMLLITHDLGVVARMAQRIGVMYAGELVETGARDDFFRAPLHPYSRKLFAALPTDAQRGRPLAALGGQVPPLDQPFAGCRFAGRCPDVFARCHDEAPAWHVVGAQSVRCHLYAGAHRATETVRGAEGTILRQPSSQPVAPLLDVRDLQVHFPVRKGLLRREVARVRAVDGVSLTLAPGRTLALVGESGCGKTTAGKAILQLVTPTGGEVYLDGTPLAGLSQAALRELRRDFQMVFQDPFASLNPRMRVGEIIEEGLLALGVEPDALKRAARIDTLLARVGLTPDMKLRYPHEFSGGQRQRIAIARALAVQPKLIVCDEPTSALDVSVQAQILNLMRELQAEFELAYLFITHNIGVVSWMADDVAVMYLGRIVEQGAVAKVLEAPAHPYTRALLAAVPDIARETAVKAGEAGRIARTTAAADLPSPLAPPSGCHFHPRCERATDICRAQYPAQTELRGGRSVRCHWPL; the protein is encoded by the coding sequence ATGACCGCCTTGACCGGAAATGCCATTCCGCAACCTGAAAGCCGCGATCGCGCGCCCGTCGCTCCGCTTCTCGATGTAAGCGGGCTGCGTGTGCATATCGGCACGTCCGGACGGCCGGTGCGGCCGGTGGACGGCGTAGGCTTCTCGATCGGGGCAGGGGAGACCTTCGCCCTGCTGGGCGAGTCTGGCTGCGGCAAATCCATGACCGCGCTGGCCCTGCTGCGCCTGCTGCCGGACGCCGGGCGCATCATCGCCGGAAACGTGCGCTTTGCGGGCGACGATCTGCTCGCGCGCACCGAGGCCGACATGCGCGAAGTGCGTGGGGGAAAGATCGCGATGATCTTCCAGGAGCCGTCGACCAGCCTCAATCCGGTGATGACCGTGATGACTCAGATCGGCGAGGTCCTCGCGCGCCACCGCCGGCTGCGCGGCGCGGCCGCCCGGGAAGAGGCGCGACGGCTGCTCGACGCGGTGGGAATTCCCGACGCCGAACGCCGCCTCGACGACTATCCCTTCCAGTTTTCGGGCGGGATGAAGCAGCGCGTGATGATCGCGATGGCGCTCGCGGGCGAACCCGAGCTGCTGATCGCCGACGAGCCGACGACGGCCCTCGACGTGACGATCCAGGCGCAGGTGTTGGACCTGCTCGTCGGGCTCCAGGCCGAGCGGGGAATGGGCATGCTGCTGATCACCCACGATCTGGGCGTGGTCGCGCGCATGGCGCAGCGCATCGGCGTGATGTACGCCGGCGAGCTCGTCGAGACCGGCGCGCGCGACGACTTCTTCCGCGCCCCGCTGCACCCTTATTCGCGCAAACTGTTCGCTGCGCTGCCGACCGACGCCCAGCGTGGCCGTCCGCTCGCGGCGCTGGGCGGGCAGGTGCCGCCGCTGGACCAGCCCTTCGCGGGCTGCCGCTTCGCCGGACGGTGTCCCGATGTCTTCGCGCGCTGCCACGACGAGGCGCCCGCCTGGCACGTCGTCGGCGCCCAGTCCGTGCGCTGCCATCTGTATGCCGGCGCGCACCGCGCGACGGAAACGGTCCGGGGCGCGGAAGGCACGATCCTGCGGCAGCCGTCCTCGCAACCGGTCGCACCGCTGCTGGACGTGCGCGACCTGCAAGTGCATTTTCCGGTGCGCAAGGGGCTGCTGCGCCGAGAGGTCGCGCGCGTACGCGCTGTCGACGGCGTGAGCCTGACGCTCGCGCCCGGGCGCACGCTGGCGCTGGTCGGCGAATCGGGTTGCGGCAAGACCACTGCCGGCAAGGCGATCCTTCAGCTCGTGACGCCGACCGGAGGTGAGGTGTACCTCGACGGCACGCCGCTCGCCGGTCTGTCGCAGGCGGCCTTGCGCGAACTGCGACGCGACTTCCAGATGGTGTTCCAGGATCCCTTCGCGTCGCTCAACCCGCGCATGCGCGTCGGCGAGATCATCGAGGAGGGCTTGCTCGCGCTCGGCGTGGAGCCGGATGCGCTGAAACGAGCCGCGCGCATCGACACGCTGCTCGCGCGCGTGGGACTCACGCCGGACATGAAGCTGCGCTATCCGCACGAATTTTCCGGCGGCCAGCGCCAGCGCATCGCGATCGCCCGTGCGCTCGCGGTGCAGCCGAAGCTGATCGTCTGCGACGAACCGACGAGCGCCCTGGACGTCTCGGTGCAGGCGCAGATCCTGAACCTGATGCGCGAGCTGCAGGCCGAATTCGAACTGGCCTACCTCTTCATCACGCACAACATCGGGGTGGTGAGCTGGATGGCCGACGACGTCGCGGTGATGTATCTGGGGCGGATCGTCGAGCAGGGGGCGGTCGCGAAAGTGCTGGAGGCGCCAGCGCATCCCTACACCCGCGCATTACTGGCCGCCGTACCGGACATCGCACGTGAAACTGCAGTCAAGGCGGGGGAAGCAGGCAGGATTGCCCGGACGACCGCTGCCGCCGATCTGCCATCGCCGCTGGCCCCGCCGTCCGGTTGCCATTTTCACCCGCGCTGCGAACGCGCCACCGACATCTGCCGCGCCCAGTATCCGGCGCAGACGGAGCTGCGCGGCGGGCGCAGCGTGCGTTGCCACTGGCCGCTCTGA
- a CDS encoding transglycosylase SLT domain-containing protein yields the protein MAISLLRILLLTMLLVATISSATAEDEPAPAPLTPPSPAEAPPAQAADVPALGSLRPRTAARSTEGLTASPSQVLELRDPTPRVLTLDLTRDANDIWDRIRRGFGMPDLDTEAVAEQQLFYLNRPGFLKKVFERGGRYLYHIVDELERRGMPTELALLPMVESSYNPMAYSRARASGLWQFIPSTGRNYNLTQDKWVDERRDVIASTNAALDYLQTIYEMQGDWHLALASYNWGEGAVGRAVQKNLAAGLPAEYSQLRMPEETRNYVPKLQALKNIVAQPELFHFELPYVPNTRHFVTVTAPAGIDLATAARLAEMPLDEFLALNPSYNRPAIAQANSLVIPVDRAERFRARLAERQDAGRQWRTYEMQRGDTLASVARDFGLSPSELQQINGLDARSRVSAGYTLLVPEGGEMAGALAAARMIPRAAALDTSTIPPPSAGKVNGKGGRKGAHAGGKTHTGKSAAGNRKGTSAKVPAATRAAGKSGTKSKTSAKPATKQAGKSTTKPHAKKR from the coding sequence ATGGCGATTTCACTCCTGCGAATTCTGCTGCTGACCATGTTGCTGGTCGCGACCATTTCCTCCGCGACCGCCGAGGATGAGCCTGCGCCCGCGCCCCTCACGCCTCCCTCGCCCGCCGAAGCCCCCCCTGCGCAGGCCGCCGACGTACCGGCACTCGGGAGCTTGCGACCGCGGACCGCAGCGCGATCAACGGAAGGCCTGACCGCTTCCCCGAGCCAGGTGCTCGAACTGCGCGATCCGACTCCCCGTGTACTGACGCTCGACCTGACGCGTGACGCAAACGACATTTGGGACCGCATCCGGCGGGGGTTCGGGATGCCGGATCTCGACACCGAAGCCGTCGCCGAGCAGCAGCTCTTCTACCTCAACCGCCCGGGCTTCCTCAAGAAGGTGTTCGAACGCGGCGGACGCTACCTCTACCACATCGTCGACGAGCTCGAACGCCGCGGCATGCCGACCGAGCTGGCGCTCCTGCCGATGGTCGAGAGCAGTTACAACCCGATGGCCTATTCGCGCGCCCGTGCGTCAGGGTTGTGGCAGTTCATTCCCTCGACCGGCCGCAACTACAACCTCACGCAGGACAAGTGGGTGGACGAGCGGCGCGACGTCATCGCTTCAACCAACGCTGCGCTGGACTATCTCCAGACCATCTACGAGATGCAAGGCGACTGGCACCTTGCCCTCGCGTCGTACAACTGGGGAGAAGGTGCCGTCGGGCGGGCCGTCCAGAAGAATCTCGCCGCGGGGCTTCCCGCGGAATACAGCCAGCTGCGAATGCCCGAGGAAACCCGCAACTACGTCCCCAAGCTGCAGGCACTGAAGAATATCGTAGCGCAGCCCGAACTCTTCCACTTTGAACTGCCCTACGTCCCCAACACTCGCCATTTCGTCACCGTTACGGCGCCCGCGGGCATCGATCTTGCCACGGCAGCCCGGCTTGCCGAAATGCCGCTCGACGAGTTTCTCGCACTGAATCCCTCGTACAACCGCCCCGCCATCGCGCAGGCCAACTCGCTCGTGATCCCGGTTGACCGGGCCGAACGCTTCCGCGCGCGCCTCGCCGAGCGGCAAGACGCCGGCCGGCAGTGGCGCACCTACGAAATGCAGCGTGGCGACACCCTCGCATCCGTCGCGCGCGACTTCGGCCTTTCGCCCAGCGAACTGCAGCAGATCAACGGACTGGACGCCCGCAGCCGGGTCAGCGCCGGCTACACGCTGCTAGTGCCCGAGGGCGGGGAAATGGCTGGCGCTCTTGCCGCGGCCCGGATGATTCCCCGCGCCGCGGCACTCGACACCAGCACGATTCCGCCGCCGTCGGCGGGCAAGGTCAACGGCAAGGGCGGCCGGAAAGGCGCACACGCCGGCGGAAAGACGCACACGGGCAAATCCGCGGCCGGCAATCGCAAAGGCACGTCGGCCAAGGTCCCGGCTGCGACACGAGCAGCCGGGAAGTCCGGCACCAAGTCGAAGACCAGCGCCAAGCCGGCGACCAAGCAGGCGGGCAAGTCGACAACGAAGCCGCACGCGAAGAAACGCTAA
- the gloB gene encoding hydroxyacylglutathione hydrolase, with protein sequence MNDQHSKFRSSDIIPLPAFRDNYIWLLRHGPAAAVVDPGDASVVETALREQGLRLVAVLLTHHHSDHIGGVAELAARHRPEVLGPAGEDIPAITRHVGEGDEVALDALGLRFSVLGIPGHTATHIAYYAPGILFPGDTLFSAGCGRLLGGTAAQLHQSLQRLAQLPGDTAVHCAHEYTLANLAFARAAESDNPARDAWLAECEARRAAGRPTLPSSIERERRINPFLRTESSALIDAVTARDGQRPTGSAECFAALRRWKDVF encoded by the coding sequence ATGAACGATCAGCACTCAAAATTCCGCAGCAGCGACATTATCCCTCTTCCGGCTTTCCGCGATAACTATATCTGGTTGCTCAGGCATGGCCCGGCGGCGGCCGTGGTCGATCCCGGCGACGCCTCGGTCGTCGAAACGGCCCTGCGCGAACAGGGCCTGCGCCTCGTGGCGGTCCTGCTCACCCACCATCACAGCGATCACATCGGCGGCGTCGCCGAGCTGGCGGCACGCCATCGGCCGGAAGTCCTCGGCCCTGCCGGCGAGGACATCCCCGCCATCACCCGCCACGTCGGCGAGGGCGATGAAGTCGCCCTCGATGCGCTCGGCCTGCGCTTCTCGGTGCTCGGCATCCCGGGCCACACGGCCACGCACATCGCCTACTACGCGCCCGGCATCCTGTTCCCGGGGGACACGCTGTTCAGCGCCGGTTGCGGCCGCCTGCTCGGCGGTACAGCCGCGCAACTGCACCAATCCCTGCAGCGCCTCGCGCAGCTTCCCGGTGACACCGCGGTCCACTGCGCACACGAATACACGCTCGCGAACCTCGCCTTCGCCCGCGCGGCCGAATCCGACAACCCCGCGCGCGACGCCTGGCTTGCGGAATGCGAAGCCCGGCGCGCGGCCGGCCGCCCGACCCTGCCCAGCAGCATCGAGCGTGAACGCCGGATCAATCCTTTCCTGCGCACCGAGTCATCGGCGCTGATCGATGCCGTCACCGCACGCGACGGCCAGCGCCCGACGGGTTCCGCGGAATGCTTCGCCGCCCTGCGCCGCTGGAAGGACGTGTTCTAA
- a CDS encoding class I SAM-dependent methyltransferase encodes MSILSLSDWLETPQGSYLLRWEQAKFDLMVADIFGYNAVQIGLPEHNFLRANRIPYRFHCARSGDIAVVANGDALPFAAASIDLVLLPHVLEFSPHPHQVLREVERVLVPEGSVIIAGFNPFSLWGLRRLVARRSGTYPWRGQYLSVRRTKDWLALLGFETQAGSFGCYAPAFTRTKWLERCGFMDKAGDRWWPICGGTYIIQGIKRVQGMRLITPNWRDARAAAKRLSPVAQRGRQVTGVQKVE; translated from the coding sequence ATGTCCATCCTCAGTCTGTCGGACTGGCTTGAAACCCCGCAGGGAAGCTACCTGCTGCGGTGGGAGCAGGCGAAGTTCGATCTCATGGTAGCCGACATTTTCGGCTACAACGCAGTGCAGATAGGCCTGCCGGAACATAATTTCCTGCGCGCCAACCGCATTCCGTACCGGTTTCATTGCGCGCGCTCGGGCGACATTGCGGTCGTCGCGAACGGTGATGCGCTGCCGTTCGCGGCCGCGAGCATCGATCTTGTGCTGCTGCCGCACGTGCTCGAATTTTCGCCCCACCCGCACCAGGTGCTGCGCGAAGTCGAACGGGTGCTGGTACCGGAAGGAAGCGTCATCATCGCCGGGTTCAATCCCTTCAGCCTGTGGGGTTTGCGGCGGTTGGTGGCGCGGCGTTCAGGCACCTACCCATGGCGCGGGCAATACCTGTCGGTGCGGCGTACGAAGGACTGGCTGGCGCTGCTGGGTTTCGAAACGCAGGCGGGGAGCTTCGGCTGCTATGCGCCGGCGTTCACGCGCACCAAGTGGCTGGAGCGCTGCGGCTTCATGGACAAGGCGGGCGACCGCTGGTGGCCGATCTGCGGCGGCACCTACATCATCCAGGGCATCAAGCGGGTGCAGGGGATGCGATTGATAACGCCGAACTGGCGCGATGCGCGCGCCGCGGCAAAGCGCCTTTCACCGGTGGCCCAGCGCGGGCGGCAGGTGACGGGCGTACAGAAAGTGGAATAA
- the rnhA gene encoding ribonuclease HI has translation MEEVEIFTDGACSGNPGPGGWGAILRSGLHEKEIWGGEPQTTNNRMELLAVIRALETLKRPVAARVHTDSQYVQKGISEWIHGWKKRGWKTASREPVKNEDLWRALDEAASRHKVAWIWVRGHAGHAENERADELARRGVAAVRAQGRAVAEI, from the coding sequence ATGGAAGAAGTCGAAATATTCACCGACGGGGCCTGCAGCGGCAACCCGGGCCCCGGCGGCTGGGGCGCGATCCTGCGCAGCGGCCTGCACGAGAAGGAAATCTGGGGCGGCGAGCCCCAGACCACCAACAACCGCATGGAACTGCTCGCAGTGATCCGCGCGCTGGAGACGCTCAAGCGTCCCGTGGCGGCGCGCGTGCACACCGACAGCCAGTACGTGCAAAAGGGTATCTCGGAATGGATCCACGGCTGGAAGAAGCGCGGCTGGAAGACCGCCTCGCGCGAGCCGGTGAAGAACGAGGATCTGTGGCGGGCGCTTGATGAGGCGGCGAGCCGGCACAAGGTCGCGTGGATCTGGGTGCGCGGTCACGCGGGCCATGCCGAAAACGAGCGCGCGGACGAGCTTGCGCGACGGGGCGTCGCGGCCGTGCGCGCGCAGGGCAGGGCCGTTGCCGAGATCTGA
- the dnaQ gene encoding DNA polymerase III subunit epsilon — protein MRQIVLDTETTGLDWRNGDRVIEIGCVELLNRNLTGRHYHVYINPERGIDAEAIAVHGITEEFLADKPKFRDIADDFMDFVRDAELVIHNASFDVGFLDHELSLLRHPKLDALCAGVIDTLRMAKEQNPGKKASLDALCDRYEIDNAARTLHGALLDAELLAEVYLAMTRGQESLMMMLDDEPAAGSGEDGGSPVERPPLRVLRASAEELGEHDRILQDIAKANKGACLWIPPVPAEEAPVA, from the coding sequence TTGAGACAGATTGTCCTGGATACCGAAACGACCGGCCTCGACTGGCGCAATGGCGACCGCGTGATCGAGATCGGCTGCGTCGAACTGTTGAATCGCAACCTGACGGGGCGGCACTACCACGTCTACATCAACCCCGAACGGGGGATCGATGCCGAGGCGATCGCGGTGCACGGCATCACCGAGGAGTTCCTCGCGGACAAGCCGAAATTCCGCGATATCGCCGACGACTTCATGGATTTCGTGCGCGACGCGGAGCTCGTGATCCACAATGCGAGCTTCGACGTGGGCTTCCTCGACCACGAGCTGTCGCTGCTGCGGCATCCGAAGCTGGATGCACTGTGCGCGGGCGTGATCGACACGCTGCGGATGGCCAAGGAGCAGAATCCGGGCAAGAAGGCGTCGCTCGACGCGTTGTGCGATCGCTATGAGATCGACAACGCCGCACGCACGCTGCACGGGGCGCTGCTCGACGCGGAGCTCCTCGCCGAGGTCTACCTGGCGATGACCCGCGGGCAGGAAAGCCTGATGATGATGCTCGACGACGAACCTGCGGCGGGCAGCGGGGAAGACGGCGGATCGCCGGTCGAGCGGCCGCCGCTGCGGGTGCTGCGTGCGTCCGCCGAGGAATTGGGCGAGCACGATCGCATCCTGCAG